Genomic segment of Deltaproteobacteria bacterium:
GGTGATGGATTGTTTAATAAAGGCGGGCGTGGTTCAACGCTAAGGGTTCGCGAAGAAATAAATTTGCATTTTCAGGAGTCGAGGCGCACGCATGGCAAGACGCGAGGAGGGCGAATAGCAAGCTATTTTACCGACGAGCAACGCAGCCAGGCGGGATGAATCGGCGCATCAAAATGTGAAGTTATTTTTGAGCGAGCCCTAAGGGTAAGCTGAAGGTGACAGGTTAACGGGGTGAAGCGATATGGTAATGCTTGAGATAAAAACCAGACTGAAACACGTTAAAGATCAAATCAGCAAGACTGCCGTGGCCTGTGGCCGTGACCCGGAAACGGTGAAGTTGGTCGCTGTTAGCAAAACCGTACCCACAGATCGCATTCTTGCTGCCATCAGAGCAGGTGTGACAGACCTTGGAGAAAACTACGTGCAGGAGGCAAGGGAAAAGATCGAAGCCCTCAGGGAAGAAAACGTTTCGTGGCATTTCATAGGCCACCTTCAATCCAACAAGGCAAAATATGTGGTCAGGCTCTTTGAACTGATTCATTCAATAGACAGCCTTAAACTGGCAAAGGAGTTGAACAAACGAGCCAGTGCGCTGGGCAAGGTCCAAAAGATCCTTGTCCAGGTAAACATCTCCGGCGAGGCCACCAAGTCCGGCATAGAAACAGAACAGGCCGTTCGCCTGGTGCGCGACATTGCCCCCCTGGAAAACATTTCAATTCAAGGGCTCATGACCATGCCCCCTTTCTTCAACGCCCCGGAAAAAGTGCGTCCCTATTTCAAAGCCCTCAAGAACCTGCAGGACCTGATCCGCGATGAGGCCATTGCCGATGTGCACATGACAGAACTATCCATGGGCATGAGCGGAGATTTTGCTGCCGCCATCGAAGAAGGGGCCACCCTGGTGCGCGTGGGCACAGCGATTTTTGGCGAAAGGGCCTGACTCAGACTAATCCGCCAGTATGGCATCAAGCCGTTCAAGATCGTTTATGACTCGCCAGCGTGCACTACCCTCCTCTGATCGCTTTTTCCAGTATTCAAGACGGCTCATGTATTCTCGTGGGTCGATATTGTCACTCCGAAGCTTGGTGACATTGAGCGCGACAACATTGAAACCGCGCATCTGAATGGGAAAATCACGAACATACCCTTTGGCAAGCTCTTCTTTCAAATCAGAAAAAATCAGGATGTATTTTCCCCCGGCTCCGGTCTCATTCAAATACTCCACCGCCTGCAAGACGCCGCCCGTAATATCCGTATATGGACTCCCCTTGACAGCGGAAACGAACTTGTCAATTTTGTCGCGGAAGATCCGTTTCTGCCCATTGGAAACTGACGGGCGCCTGTCAAACGTGGTTTTTGCAATGATGTCTTTTTCGCTAAAACTCGCTGTGTCAACCCTTGCTACTCCAAGGGAG
This window contains:
- a CDS encoding YggS family pyridoxal phosphate-dependent enzyme, coding for MLEIKTRLKHVKDQISKTAVACGRDPETVKLVAVSKTVPTDRILAAIRAGVTDLGENYVQEAREKIEALREENVSWHFIGHLQSNKAKYVVRLFELIHSIDSLKLAKELNKRASALGKVQKILVQVNISGEATKSGIETEQAVRLVRDIAPLENISIQGLMTMPPFFNAPEKVRPYFKALKNLQDLIRDEAIADVHMTELSMGMSGDFAAAIEEGATLVRVGTAIFGERA
- a CDS encoding VWA domain-containing protein, which translates into the protein MFIGGLLTGCSDAENHRRGVYMLMDTSGTYKNELNKACSIVHYLLGTLEPGDSLGVARVDTASFSEKDIIAKTTFDRRPSVSNGQKRIFRDKIDKFVSAVKGSPYTDITGGVLQAVEYLNETGAGGKYILIFSDLKEELAKGYVRDFPIQMRGFNVVALNVTKLRSDNIDPREYMSRLEYWKKRSEEGSARWRVINDLERLDAILAD